The proteins below are encoded in one region of Streptomyces ficellus:
- a CDS encoding BMP family lipoprotein: MRRITRIATVGVASAALALSATACGGKSSSDAGDTQDKAAIAYDIGGRGDQSFNDAAYAGLEKAEKDLGVKGTEAEPSEGEGDPDKVQRLTELARAGNNPVIGVGFAYAPAIAEVAPKFPKTTFGLIDDTSKTGKNIANLVFNEEQGSYLAGVAAAKVTKSNTVGFIGGVETPLIKKFEAGFVQGVKDTNKNVNVKVQYLTQPPDFGGFAKPDLGKAAAEGQIDAGADVIYAAAGLAGSGSIEAAAKAKKWAIGVDSDQYNQKGLAPYKEYILTSVTKDVSDSVYNLIKSVKDGKPQSGEIRYGLDKDGVGLATSNPAFTKLTAVTAAVDKAKADIIAGTIKVKTAP; this comes from the coding sequence TTGCGCCGGATCACCAGGATCGCAACCGTGGGCGTCGCGTCCGCGGCACTCGCACTCAGCGCCACCGCGTGTGGCGGAAAGTCGTCGTCCGACGCGGGCGACACCCAGGACAAGGCAGCCATCGCCTACGACATCGGCGGCCGTGGCGACCAGTCCTTCAACGACGCCGCCTACGCCGGTCTGGAGAAGGCGGAGAAGGACCTCGGCGTCAAGGGCACCGAGGCGGAGCCCAGCGAGGGCGAGGGCGACCCGGACAAGGTCCAGCGCCTGACCGAGCTGGCCCGCGCGGGCAACAACCCGGTCATCGGCGTCGGTTTCGCCTACGCGCCCGCCATCGCCGAGGTGGCGCCGAAGTTCCCGAAGACCACCTTCGGCCTCATCGACGACACGTCGAAGACCGGCAAGAACATCGCGAACCTGGTCTTCAACGAGGAGCAGGGCTCGTACCTGGCCGGTGTCGCCGCCGCCAAGGTGACCAAGTCCAACACCGTCGGCTTCATCGGCGGTGTCGAGACCCCGCTGATCAAGAAGTTCGAGGCGGGCTTCGTCCAGGGCGTCAAGGACACCAACAAGAACGTCAACGTCAAGGTCCAGTACCTGACGCAGCCGCCGGACTTCGGTGGCTTCGCCAAGCCCGACCTGGGCAAGGCCGCCGCCGAGGGCCAGATCGACGCGGGCGCCGACGTCATCTACGCCGCCGCCGGTCTCGCCGGCTCGGGCTCGATCGAGGCCGCCGCCAAGGCCAAGAAGTGGGCCATCGGCGTCGACTCCGACCAGTACAACCAGAAGGGCCTCGCGCCCTACAAGGAGTACATCCTCACCTCGGTGACCAAGGACGTCTCCGACTCCGTCTACAACCTGATCAAGTCGGTCAAGGACGGCAAGCCGCAGTCCGGCGAGATCCGCTACGGCCTGGACAAGGACGGCGTGGGCCTGGCCACCTCCAACCCGGCCTTCACCAAGCTGACCGCCGTCACCGCCGCGGTGGACAAGGCCAAGGCCGACATCATCGCCGGCACGATCAAGGTCAAGACCGCTCCGTAA
- a CDS encoding amidohydrolase, with the protein MSRDPETDVPGDTPFLGALPESLRAELIAFRRDVHSHPELGFQEFRTTAAIKARLEAAGLSPRVLPGGTGLTCDIGTWDGVRPMLAIRADIDALPIPDTKTDVPYRSTVPDRAHACGHDVHTTVVLGAGLVLADLAREGLLPAAVRLIFQPAEEVMPGGAITAIDAGVLDGVGRIIAVHCDPRVDVGRIGLRTGAITSACDRLEVTLDGPGGHTARPHLTTDMVTAAARVAVDAPALLSRRIDTRAGLVLTWGRIEAGHAPNVIPQRAELGGTVRCLDLEAWRHAPDQVYAAIDEVATLHGAKCQIEYVRGVPPVVNDASVAQLLHDAMEARRGAYAIEDTEQSLGGEDFSWYMEHVPGAMARLGVRRPGDTARLDLHRGNFDVDERAIEVGVELFTAAALIDGGL; encoded by the coding sequence ATGTCCCGCGACCCCGAAACAGACGTTCCCGGCGATACGCCCTTCCTCGGCGCGCTGCCAGAGAGTCTGCGCGCCGAGTTGATCGCGTTCCGCCGGGACGTGCACTCGCACCCCGAGCTGGGCTTCCAGGAGTTCCGGACCACGGCGGCGATCAAGGCGCGGCTGGAGGCGGCGGGGCTCAGCCCCCGGGTCCTCCCCGGCGGCACGGGGCTGACGTGCGACATCGGTACGTGGGACGGCGTGCGCCCCATGCTGGCGATCCGCGCCGACATCGACGCGCTGCCCATCCCCGACACCAAGACGGACGTCCCGTACCGCTCCACCGTCCCGGACCGCGCCCACGCCTGCGGGCACGACGTGCACACCACGGTCGTCCTCGGCGCCGGCCTGGTGCTGGCCGACCTGGCCCGCGAGGGCCTGCTGCCCGCCGCCGTCCGCCTGATCTTCCAGCCCGCCGAGGAGGTCATGCCGGGCGGTGCGATCACCGCCATCGACGCCGGGGTGCTGGACGGCGTGGGCCGGATCATCGCCGTGCACTGCGACCCGCGCGTGGACGTGGGCCGCATCGGGCTGCGCACCGGCGCGATCACCTCCGCCTGCGACCGCCTGGAGGTCACCCTCGACGGTCCCGGCGGCCACACCGCCCGCCCGCACCTGACGACCGACATGGTCACCGCCGCCGCCCGGGTCGCCGTCGACGCGCCCGCGCTGCTGTCCCGCCGCATCGACACCCGCGCCGGGCTGGTCCTGACCTGGGGCCGCATCGAGGCCGGGCACGCCCCCAACGTCATTCCGCAGCGCGCCGAGCTGGGCGGCACGGTCCGCTGCCTGGACCTGGAGGCCTGGCGGCACGCCCCGGACCAGGTGTACGCGGCGATCGACGAGGTGGCGACCCTGCACGGCGCCAAGTGCCAGATCGAGTACGTGCGGGGCGTCCCGCCGGTCGTCAACGACGCGTCCGTGGCGCAGCTGCTGCACGACGCCATGGAGGCGCGCCGCGGGGCGTACGCGATCGAGGACACCGAGCAGAGCCTGGGCGGCGAGGACTTCTCCTGGTACATGGAGCACGTGCCGGGGGCGATGGCCCGCCTGGGTGTCCGCCGGCCGGGTGACACGGCCCGGCTCGACCTCCACCGGGGCAACTTCGACGTGGACGAGCGTGCCATCGAGGTCGGCGTGGAGCTCTTCACGGCCGCCGCCCTGATCGACGGCGGTCTCTGA
- a CDS encoding N-acetylneuraminate synthase family protein, whose translation MNRLRTLGRRAAGPGEPVYVTGEIGINHNGDLGKALALVDAAADAGCDAVKFQKRTPEICTPRDQWDVERDTPWGRMTYIDYRHRVEFGEDEYRAIDEHCRERGIDWFASPWDTDAVAFLEKFDPPAHKVASASLTDDELLRTLRATGRTVVLSTGMSTPKQIRHAVEVLGSDTILLCHATSTYPAVAEELNLRVIQSLMRDYPNIPIGYSGHETGLQTTLAAVALGACFVERHITLDRAMWGSDQAASVEPGGLTRLVRDIRTIETALGDGIKKVYESELAPMKKLRRVPATATV comes from the coding sequence ATGAACCGTCTGCGCACCCTCGGCCGCAGGGCCGCCGGCCCCGGCGAGCCCGTCTACGTCACCGGCGAGATCGGCATCAACCACAACGGCGATCTCGGCAAGGCCCTCGCCCTGGTCGACGCCGCCGCCGACGCGGGCTGCGACGCCGTCAAGTTCCAGAAGCGCACCCCCGAGATCTGCACCCCCCGCGACCAGTGGGACGTCGAACGCGACACGCCCTGGGGCCGGATGACGTACATCGACTACCGCCACCGGGTGGAGTTCGGCGAGGACGAGTACCGCGCCATCGACGAGCACTGCCGCGAGCGGGGCATCGACTGGTTCGCCTCCCCGTGGGACACCGATGCCGTGGCGTTCCTGGAGAAGTTCGACCCGCCCGCCCACAAGGTCGCCTCCGCGTCCCTCACCGACGACGAACTGCTGCGCACGCTGCGCGCCACGGGCCGCACCGTCGTCCTGTCCACCGGCATGTCGACCCCGAAGCAGATCCGCCACGCCGTGGAGGTGCTGGGCAGCGACACCATCCTGCTGTGCCACGCCACTTCCACCTACCCGGCGGTGGCCGAGGAGCTGAACCTCCGGGTGATCCAGTCCCTGATGCGGGACTACCCCAACATCCCCATCGGCTACAGCGGTCACGAGACCGGCCTCCAGACCACGCTCGCCGCCGTCGCCCTCGGCGCCTGCTTCGTCGAACGGCACATCACGCTCGACCGCGCCATGTGGGGCTCCGACCAGGCCGCCTCCGTCGAACCCGGCGGCCTCACCCGGCTCGTACGCGACATCCGCACCATCGAGACCGCGCTCGGCGACGGGATCAAGAAGGTGTACGAGTCCGAGCTCGCCCCCATGAAGAAGCTCCGCCGCGTCCCGGCCACGGCCACGGTATGA
- a CDS encoding acylneuraminate cytidylyltransferase yields the protein MTARRTVLAVVPARGGSKGVPGKNLAPVGGVPLVARAVRACRGAGRVTDVVVSTDDPAIAATARAAGAEAVHRPAGLSGDTATSEAAVLHAMDAFEALHGRAVDVVLLVQCTSPFVTAADVDGVAARVLEGGADTALTVAPSHGFLWREGREGRDGHDGHDAVGVNHDRAHRPRRQEREPEYLETGAAYGMDARGFRERGHRFFGRTALVVTDAARVLEIDDPHDLARARVLAPLLDERVTPTLDDVDAVVLDFDGTQTDDRVLIDADGRELVAVHRGDGLGVAALRRAGVRLLILSTETNPVVAARARKLGVPVLHGVDRKDLALKQWCDDHGVDPGRVLYAGNDVNDLPCFGLAGWPVAVASAHDSVRAAARAVTATPGGAGAIREIATWLLGPTLTAPAQ from the coding sequence GTGACGGCCCGTCGGACGGTGCTGGCCGTCGTCCCGGCCCGGGGCGGCTCCAAGGGCGTGCCGGGCAAGAACCTGGCTCCGGTGGGGGGCGTCCCGCTCGTCGCCCGGGCCGTGCGCGCCTGCCGGGGCGCCGGGCGGGTGACGGACGTGGTCGTCTCCACGGACGACCCCGCGATCGCCGCCACCGCCCGCGCGGCGGGCGCCGAGGCGGTCCACCGCCCGGCGGGGCTGTCCGGCGACACGGCGACCAGCGAAGCGGCGGTGCTCCACGCCATGGACGCCTTCGAGGCCCTGCACGGCCGGGCGGTGGACGTGGTGCTGCTCGTCCAGTGCACCAGCCCGTTCGTCACGGCCGCCGACGTCGACGGTGTCGCCGCCCGGGTGCTGGAGGGCGGCGCCGACACCGCCCTGACGGTCGCCCCGTCGCACGGCTTCCTGTGGCGGGAGGGGCGGGAGGGGCGGGACGGCCACGACGGCCACGACGCCGTGGGCGTCAACCACGACCGGGCCCACCGCCCCCGGCGCCAGGAGCGGGAGCCCGAATACCTGGAGACGGGAGCCGCGTACGGGATGGACGCGCGCGGATTCCGGGAGCGCGGTCACCGGTTCTTCGGGCGTACCGCCCTCGTCGTCACCGACGCCGCCCGCGTCCTGGAGATCGACGACCCGCACGACCTCGCCCGCGCCCGCGTGCTCGCGCCGCTGCTCGACGAGCGGGTCACCCCGACGCTCGACGACGTCGACGCCGTCGTCCTCGACTTCGACGGCACCCAGACCGACGACCGGGTGCTTATCGACGCCGACGGCCGCGAACTCGTCGCCGTGCACCGGGGCGACGGCCTCGGCGTCGCCGCCCTGCGCCGCGCCGGCGTCCGGCTGCTCATCCTGTCCACCGAGACCAACCCCGTCGTTGCCGCCCGCGCCCGCAAGCTCGGCGTCCCCGTCCTGCACGGCGTCGACCGCAAGGACCTGGCGCTCAAGCAGTGGTGCGACGACCACGGCGTCGACCCCGGCCGGGTGCTCTACGCCGGCAACGACGTCAACGACCTGCCCTGCTTCGGGCTCGCCGGCTGGCCCGTCGCGGTCGCGAGCGCCCACGACTCCGTCCGGGCCGCCGCCCGCGCCGTCACCGCCACCCCCGGAGGCGCCGGGGCGATCCGCGAGATCGCCACCTGGCTCCTCGGCCCCACCCTCACCGCCCCCGCACAGTAA
- a CDS encoding DUF6716 putative glycosyltransferase, producing the protein MLPRNGEAVRVAVLADSDTRWKWGALTARRISPPGHRVTGFVLRGRATPTARQLAETGADLAAPREVTGARFLTAVREEAYDVVVLALVGGTVRAMLHGLAAAAPARRPVVVTGYVGVVYEKLADGLLLRHGADVVLANSASDARRFRAVYEGVGADASAVVEAALPFLGGAPHAPAPGRDTLVFAAQPSVPQSRADRAYLLRRLAEHARSHPHREVLLKLRSKPGEHTTHVEEHPYQKLAGLVTGSLPPNLRLVHGHMGELLDRTDLLVTVSSTAALEALHRGVPTAVLTDLGVREALGNHHFIGSGLLTSWDALDGGHRPRPDAAWQADQGVAPGASYERAFDAARARVAALLAEPALPPLAPYYTPATAPGYLPGILARHRLDAPEPPAPGPLRRALREAARGVYRHGVQRVAPVIRRLGEL; encoded by the coding sequence GTGCTCCCACGCAACGGTGAAGCGGTGCGGGTCGCGGTACTCGCCGACTCCGACACCCGATGGAAATGGGGCGCCCTGACGGCGCGCCGCATCAGCCCGCCCGGCCACCGGGTGACCGGCTTCGTGCTGCGCGGCCGGGCCACCCCGACCGCCCGCCAGCTCGCCGAGACCGGCGCGGACCTGGCGGCCCCCCGGGAGGTGACGGGGGCGCGGTTCCTCACGGCGGTACGCGAGGAGGCGTACGACGTGGTCGTCCTCGCGCTCGTCGGCGGCACCGTCCGGGCGATGCTGCACGGCCTCGCGGCGGCGGCCCCGGCGCGCCGCCCGGTGGTCGTCACCGGCTACGTCGGCGTCGTCTACGAGAAGCTCGCCGACGGGCTCCTGCTGCGGCACGGGGCCGACGTCGTGCTCGCGAACTCGGCGTCCGACGCGCGGCGCTTCCGCGCGGTGTACGAGGGCGTCGGCGCCGACGCCTCGGCGGTCGTGGAGGCGGCGCTGCCGTTCCTGGGCGGCGCCCCCCACGCCCCCGCCCCGGGCCGGGACACGCTCGTGTTCGCCGCCCAGCCGTCGGTGCCCCAGTCGCGGGCCGACCGGGCGTACCTGCTGCGCCGGCTGGCCGAGCACGCCCGGTCGCACCCGCACCGCGAGGTGCTGCTCAAGCTCCGCTCCAAGCCGGGCGAGCACACCACGCACGTGGAGGAGCACCCGTACCAGAAACTCGCCGGCCTGGTCACGGGCTCGCTGCCGCCGAACCTCCGCCTGGTCCACGGCCACATGGGCGAGCTCCTCGACCGCACGGACCTGCTGGTCACCGTCTCCTCCACGGCCGCGCTGGAGGCCCTGCACCGGGGCGTGCCCACGGCGGTCCTGACCGACCTGGGCGTCCGCGAGGCGCTGGGCAACCACCACTTCATCGGCTCGGGGCTGCTCACGTCGTGGGACGCCCTCGACGGCGGCCACCGGCCCCGGCCGGACGCCGCGTGGCAGGCGGACCAGGGCGTCGCGCCGGGCGCCTCGTACGAGCGGGCCTTCGACGCCGCCCGCGCCCGGGTGGCCGCCCTGCTCGCGGAGCCCGCGCTGCCGCCCCTCGCGCCCTACTACACACCGGCGACCGCCCCGGGGTACCTGCCCGGCATCCTCGCCCGCCACCGCCTCGACGCCCCCGAACCACCCGCCCCCGGCCCACTGCGCCGCGCCCTGCGCGAGGCGGCGCGCGGGGTCTACCGCCACGGAGTGCAGCGTGTCGCCCCGGTGATCCGCCGCCTGGGGGAGCTGTGA
- a CDS encoding glycosyltransferase family 2 protein, which yields MVKLSVVVPFHNVQTYAPDTLMSLRANAREDFEFLLVDDCSTDGTPEILRGAARDLPGAVLLTHARNGGLATARNTGIDAARGEYLAFLDGDDWLAPGHLARVLAAIEALGCDFVRTDHVRCTARARTVHRVPVGRRGVVLRPRDAILPAGRSTSVDYPYAWAGMYHRRLADRGLLRFTDGLRTAEDRPWIWRLHREADSFAAIGTLGIFYRRGVSSSLTQIGDIRQLDFIRAFDQVLSETARDPDAELLLPKAVRTYCAIIAHHLGSVERFERPVARKLRTLGAAALKRMPRPVLDDVLETMDAERASRLRRLRRRPVRVEATP from the coding sequence GTGGTCAAGCTCTCCGTCGTCGTGCCGTTCCACAACGTGCAGACATACGCCCCGGACACCCTTATGAGCCTGCGCGCGAACGCCCGCGAGGACTTCGAATTCCTGCTCGTCGACGACTGTTCGACGGACGGGACGCCCGAGATCCTGCGCGGGGCGGCGCGCGACCTGCCGGGCGCGGTGCTGCTCACCCACGCGCGCAACGGCGGGCTGGCCACCGCCCGCAACACCGGGATCGACGCGGCCCGGGGCGAGTACCTGGCGTTCCTGGACGGCGACGACTGGCTGGCGCCCGGTCACCTGGCCCGGGTGCTCGCCGCCATCGAGGCGCTGGGCTGCGACTTCGTCCGCACGGACCATGTGCGGTGCACGGCGAGGGCCCGTACGGTGCACCGGGTTCCGGTGGGCCGGCGCGGGGTGGTGCTGCGGCCGCGCGACGCGATCCTGCCGGCCGGGCGGTCCACGTCGGTGGACTATCCGTACGCGTGGGCCGGGATGTACCACCGGCGGCTGGCGGACCGGGGATTGCTGCGTTTCACCGACGGGCTGCGCACCGCCGAGGACCGGCCGTGGATATGGCGGCTGCACCGGGAGGCGGATTCGTTCGCGGCGATCGGGACGCTCGGGATCTTCTACCGGCGGGGTGTCTCCTCGTCGCTCACACAAATCGGTGACATTCGGCAGCTGGATTTCATCCGCGCTTTCGACCAGGTGCTGTCGGAAACGGCGCGGGACCCGGACGCGGAATTGCTGTTGCCGAAAGCGGTACGCACGTACTGCGCGATCATCGCCCACCATCTGGGCTCGGTGGAACGTTTCGAGCGGCCGGTCGCCCGGAAATTGCGCACGCTGGGCGCGGCCGCCCTGAAACGCATGCCGCGGCCGGTTCTGGACGACGTCCTGGAGACGATGGACGCGGAGCGGGCGTCCCGGCTGCGCAGGCTCCGCCGCCGTCCCGTACGGGTGGAGGCGACCCCGTGA
- a CDS encoding polysialyltransferase family glycosyltransferase, producing the protein MTTQIFYASTLYGAVTLAAALDSGRFPPADRRLLLVATTAAVPETAVPLDRMPGFARLRERFDGVLSWNDTIAPFHPGGWSPRPDDVPLWERYLRLLWRLGEDEPVELVVESLQVAPALTVARLFPDAPVDVYADGLMSYGPTRSRLDPLVGERVRRLLHLDLVPGLRPLLLAEFGAEPEVVPAEAFMKVVDELADGEALDAAPEGCALLLGQYLAALGILSPAEEEALHLRMVRGAVARGHRRLVFKPHPAAPASWSTALEREAAELGAELTVLDRPVLAEVHFRRLRPALVVACFSTGLFTASRFYGVPVARAGTGPLLDRLAPYENSNRVPVTLADALLPGLEDGADGDRAGGSPDLAGLVAAVGFAMQPRVRPDLRPAAERFLSAHPAARVRYVKRRRLTVLGLPGGLPASRNATARRLARRIRRLARTALGR; encoded by the coding sequence GTGACCACGCAGATCTTCTACGCGTCCACGCTCTACGGCGCCGTCACCCTCGCCGCCGCCCTGGACAGCGGCCGCTTCCCGCCCGCGGACCGCCGGCTGCTGCTGGTCGCCACCACCGCGGCGGTGCCGGAGACGGCCGTCCCGCTGGACCGGATGCCCGGCTTCGCGCGGCTGCGCGAGCGGTTCGACGGGGTGCTGTCGTGGAACGACACGATCGCGCCGTTCCACCCGGGCGGCTGGTCGCCGCGCCCGGACGACGTCCCGCTGTGGGAGCGGTACCTGCGGCTGCTGTGGCGCCTGGGCGAGGACGAGCCGGTCGAGCTGGTCGTGGAGTCCCTCCAGGTCGCGCCCGCGCTGACGGTGGCGCGGCTGTTCCCGGACGCGCCGGTCGACGTGTACGCGGACGGGCTGATGAGCTACGGCCCGACGCGCAGCAGGCTGGACCCGCTGGTGGGTGAGCGGGTGCGGCGGCTGCTGCACCTGGACCTGGTGCCGGGCCTGCGGCCGCTGCTGCTGGCGGAGTTCGGGGCGGAGCCCGAGGTGGTGCCGGCGGAGGCGTTCATGAAGGTGGTGGACGAACTGGCGGACGGCGAGGCGCTGGACGCCGCCCCGGAGGGTTGCGCCCTGCTGCTGGGCCAGTACCTGGCGGCCCTCGGCATCCTCTCCCCCGCCGAGGAGGAGGCCCTGCACCTGCGGATGGTGCGGGGCGCCGTGGCGCGCGGGCACCGGCGCCTGGTCTTCAAGCCGCACCCGGCGGCGCCCGCGTCCTGGTCGACGGCCCTGGAGCGGGAGGCGGCGGAGCTGGGCGCGGAACTGACCGTCCTGGACCGGCCGGTGCTCGCGGAGGTCCACTTCCGGCGGCTGCGGCCCGCGCTGGTGGTGGCCTGCTTCTCGACCGGGCTGTTCACGGCGTCCCGGTTCTACGGCGTGCCGGTCGCGCGCGCGGGCACCGGCCCGCTGCTGGACCGGCTGGCGCCGTACGAGAACAGCAACCGGGTGCCGGTGACGCTCGCGGACGCGCTGCTGCCCGGCCTGGAGGACGGGGCGGACGGCGACCGGGCCGGCGGGTCCCCCGATCTCGCCGGTCTCGTCGCCGCGGTGGGCTTCGCCATGCAGCCCCGGGTCCGCCCCGACCTGCGCCCGGCGGCGGAACGCTTCCTGTCCGCCCACCCGGCCGCCCGGGTCCGCTACGTCAAGCGCCGCCGCCTCACCGTGCTCGGGCTCCCCGGCGGCCTCCCGGCGTCCCGCAACGCGACCGCCCGCCGCCTGGCCCGCCGGATACGCCGCCTGGCCCGCACGGCGCTCGGGCGGTGA
- a CDS encoding MerR family transcriptional regulator: MFTIGDFARHGRVSVRMLRHYDAVGLLRPAHVDPHSGYRYYEAGQLARLNRVIALKDLGFTLDQVGSILDEEVGAEELRGMLRLRQAELESAMSEAAARLAQVGARLRAIESEGHMSTQDVVVKSVPGARLAVLKGTAAGFGPDQIGPVIGPLYQELCARLAAAGALECGGPGIAYYEDAPAGDGSIVVHAGMTLPAGVTVPDVEIVELPGIDQAATVVHRGPMEALLPTIQTLATWIDTNGYRSAGYSRELYLEWSQDPARWVTEIQEPIVPA; the protein is encoded by the coding sequence ATGTTCACCATCGGAGACTTCGCCAGACACGGCCGGGTGTCGGTCCGGATGCTGCGTCACTACGACGCCGTCGGACTGCTGCGCCCCGCCCACGTCGACCCGCACAGCGGCTACCGCTACTACGAGGCCGGCCAGCTCGCCCGGCTCAACCGGGTCATCGCGCTCAAGGACCTCGGCTTCACGCTCGACCAGGTCGGGTCGATCCTCGACGAGGAGGTCGGGGCCGAGGAACTGCGCGGGATGCTGCGGCTGCGGCAGGCCGAGCTGGAATCGGCGATGAGCGAGGCGGCCGCGCGGCTGGCGCAGGTCGGGGCGAGGCTCCGAGCCATCGAGAGCGAGGGACACATGTCCACACAGGACGTCGTCGTCAAGAGCGTGCCGGGCGCCCGGCTGGCCGTGCTGAAGGGCACCGCGGCGGGCTTCGGACCGGACCAGATCGGGCCGGTCATCGGCCCCCTGTACCAGGAGCTGTGCGCACGGCTGGCGGCCGCCGGGGCGCTGGAGTGCGGCGGCCCCGGTATCGCCTACTACGAGGACGCCCCGGCGGGCGACGGCTCGATCGTCGTCCACGCGGGGATGACCCTCCCGGCCGGGGTGACCGTGCCGGACGTGGAGATCGTCGAGCTGCCCGGCATCGACCAGGCGGCCACGGTCGTCCACCGGGGCCCGATGGAGGCGTTGCTGCCCACCATCCAGACCCTGGCCACCTGGATCGACACCAACGGCTACCGCTCGGCCGGCTACTCCCGCGAGCTGTACCTGGAGTGGTCACAGGACCCGGCGCGGTGGGTCACCGAGATCCAGGAGCCGATCGTCCCGGCATGA
- the leuE gene encoding leucine efflux protein LeuE — protein MLGVTDLPTYLAGLALIILLPGPNSLYVLSVAARRGVRTGYAAASGVWCGDTVLMTLSAAGVASLLQANALLFGIVKFAGAGYLTWLAVGMLRAAWLLWRTRRERVAEEPGEAAPAPAAERPFRRAFVISLLNPKAILFFIAFFVQFVDPAYQYPALSFVVLGALAQAASVLYLTVLIFTGTHLAAAFRRRRRLSAGATSAAGALFLGFAVKLSLTSTA, from the coding sequence ATGCTGGGTGTCACCGATCTGCCGACCTATCTCGCGGGCCTCGCCCTGATCATTCTGCTGCCGGGGCCGAACTCGCTGTACGTGCTGTCCGTCGCCGCCCGGCGCGGCGTACGGACGGGATACGCCGCCGCGTCCGGGGTGTGGTGCGGCGACACCGTCCTGATGACGCTGTCGGCGGCCGGTGTCGCCTCCCTGCTCCAGGCGAACGCGCTGCTGTTCGGCATCGTGAAGTTCGCCGGCGCCGGCTACCTCACCTGGCTGGCCGTCGGGATGCTCCGCGCGGCCTGGTTGCTGTGGCGGACCCGGCGCGAGCGCGTGGCCGAGGAACCGGGGGAGGCCGCCCCGGCGCCCGCCGCCGAGCGGCCGTTCCGGCGGGCGTTCGTGATCAGCCTGCTCAACCCCAAGGCGATCCTGTTCTTCATCGCGTTCTTCGTCCAGTTCGTCGACCCCGCCTACCAGTACCCGGCGCTGTCGTTCGTCGTCCTCGGCGCCCTCGCCCAGGCCGCCAGCGTGCTCTACCTCACCGTGCTGATCTTCACCGGCACGCACCTGGCCGCCGCGTTCCGCCGCCGCAGGCGGCTGTCGGCCGGCGCCACCTCGGCGGCGGGCGCGCTGTTCCTCGGGTTCGCCGTGAAACTGTCCCTCACCAGCACGGCGTGA